One genomic region from Thermoleptolyngbya sichuanensis A183 encodes:
- the ispD gene encoding 2-C-methyl-D-erythritol 4-phosphate cytidylyltransferase, with protein sequence MYLLIPAAGSGKRMGASRNKLLLPLFGKPIIAWTLLAAKAAPSIHWIGIVAQPEEWQDFRDIAAGLGMGRTVRLIPGGKTRQESVYNGLQELPAVAERVLIHDGARCLATPELFDRCSEALLHCAGLIAAIPVKDTIKIVAPGTEIIQSTPDRSQLWAAQTPQGFDVETLKRCHETGREMGWEVTDDAALFEHCGLAVRIVQGEETNLKVTTPVDLAIAEFILRDRQKSATS encoded by the coding sequence GTGTATCTGCTGATTCCTGCCGCTGGCTCTGGCAAACGCATGGGCGCAAGCCGAAACAAGCTGCTGCTGCCGCTGTTTGGCAAACCGATCATTGCCTGGACGCTGCTGGCGGCTAAAGCTGCGCCGTCGATTCACTGGATCGGCATCGTCGCCCAGCCCGAAGAGTGGCAAGACTTTCGGGACATTGCCGCAGGGCTGGGCATGGGGCGGACGGTGCGCCTGATTCCTGGTGGCAAAACCCGGCAAGAGTCAGTCTATAACGGCTTACAAGAGCTTCCTGCCGTTGCGGAGCGGGTGCTGATACACGACGGGGCGCGGTGTTTGGCTACGCCGGAATTGTTTGATCGATGCAGCGAGGCGCTGCTGCACTGCGCGGGTCTAATCGCTGCGATTCCCGTCAAAGACACGATCAAGATCGTTGCGCCGGGAACCGAAATTATCCAGTCTACACCCGATCGCAGTCAACTCTGGGCCGCCCAAACGCCCCAGGGGTTTGATGTGGAAACGCTGAAACGCTGCCACGAGACGGGTCGTGAGATGGGTTGGGAAGTGACCGACGACGCGGCGCTATTTGAACACTGCGGACTGGCGGTGCGGATTGTGCAGGGCGAAGAGACGAACCTGAAGGTGACGACTCCGGTGGATCTGGCGATCGCCGAATTTATCCTGCGCGATCGCCAAAAGTCTGCCACTTCCTGA
- a CDS encoding isoaspartyl peptidase/L-asparaginase, with product MLMGQVQPKLIIHGGAGSSLRSKGGADAVRLSLYRVIEEVYGMLLAGASAQAAVVRGCQMLEDDPRFNAGTGSVLQSDGQIRMSASLMNGSAQRFSGVINTSRVQHPIDLALFLQDGSDRVLSDYGSLELMRELGVPSYDPLTEIRLKEWIQERDHNFSKEMAGVVAEKELVSEAGRGTIGVVALDGEGQLAVGTSTGGKGFERIGRVSDSAMPAGNYATHHAAVSCTGIGEDIIDECLAARIVVRVIDGQTLLQAFERSFIEAEQNRRDFGAIGLDRTGAIAWGKTCPTLLAAYHDGTRMGDTLDLPEEMVTGGIASPAHA from the coding sequence ATGCTGATGGGTCAGGTTCAACCCAAGCTAATCATTCATGGCGGGGCGGGCAGTTCGCTCCGGAGTAAGGGTGGGGCGGATGCCGTGCGGCTGTCGCTTTACCGGGTGATCGAAGAAGTGTATGGAATGCTGCTGGCGGGAGCGAGTGCCCAAGCAGCAGTGGTGCGTGGCTGCCAGATGCTAGAGGACGATCCCAGGTTCAACGCGGGTACGGGGTCGGTGCTGCAATCGGACGGGCAAATTCGCATGAGCGCATCGCTGATGAATGGCTCGGCACAGCGGTTTAGCGGCGTGATCAACACTTCGCGGGTGCAGCACCCGATTGATTTGGCGCTGTTTTTGCAGGATGGGAGCGATCGCGTTTTATCCGACTATGGTTCCCTGGAACTGATGCGGGAACTGGGCGTGCCGTCCTACGACCCGCTGACGGAAATTCGCCTGAAGGAATGGATTCAGGAGCGCGACCATAATTTTTCTAAAGAAATGGCGGGCGTGGTGGCCGAGAAAGAGCTAGTGTCGGAGGCGGGTCGCGGCACGATTGGTGTGGTGGCGCTGGATGGCGAAGGTCAGCTTGCGGTGGGTACGTCTACGGGCGGCAAAGGCTTTGAGCGGATTGGGCGGGTCAGCGATTCCGCGATGCCAGCGGGCAACTACGCCACCCACCACGCGGCTGTAAGCTGTACGGGCATTGGCGAAGACATTATCGACGAGTGTCTGGCGGCGCGGATCGTGGTGCGCGTGATTGATGGGCAAACGCTGCTGCAAGCCTTTGAGCGGTCGTTTATCGAGGCGGAGCAAAATCGGCGCGATTTTGGGGCCATTGGGCTAGACCGCACGGGGGCGATCGCCTGGGGCAAGACCTGCCCTACCCTGCTGGCGGCCTATCATGACGGCACGCGCATGGGTGATACGCTCGATCTGCCCGAAGAGATGGTGACGGGTGGCATCGCGTCGCCTGCCCACGCCTAG
- a CDS encoding DUF2256 domain-containing protein, translating to MPRSKSDLPSKLCPVCQRPFTWRKKWEDCWDEVKYCSERCRRRRAQAKSGDDETPQRRQ from the coding sequence ATGCCTCGCTCCAAATCCGACCTGCCCAGCAAACTCTGTCCGGTATGCCAGCGGCCATTTACATGGCGCAAAAAGTGGGAAGATTGCTGGGATGAGGTCAAGTATTGCTCCGAACGCTGCCGTCGTCGTCGCGCTCAGGCGAAATCGGGGGATGACGAAACGCCGCAGCGTCGGCAGTAG
- a CDS encoding type II toxin-antitoxin system VapC family toxin, whose protein sequence is MKDGLRLRKDGLRLRNELWFSVTSVWEMAVKVSIGKLLLPEPVGDYVSTRMTQLGARSLEITAAHAVQASMLPLHHCDPFDRMLIAQAQLEDLMLVSADSMFQQYEVALVWAAVARD, encoded by the coding sequence TTGAAGGATGGTTTAAGGTTAAGAAAGGATGGTTTAAGGTTAAGAAATGAATTATGGTTCTCCGTCACCAGTGTTTGGGAAATGGCTGTTAAGGTTTCCATCGGCAAGCTGCTGCTACCAGAGCCTGTTGGTGATTATGTCTCTACACGCATGACTCAGCTTGGAGCAAGGTCATTAGAAATTACAGCCGCCCATGCGGTGCAGGCATCCATGCTGCCGCTTCATCATTGTGATCCGTTTGACCGAATGCTGATTGCCCAAGCACAGCTAGAAGACCTGATGCTGGTTAGTGCAGATTCGATGTTTCAACAATACGAAGTTGCTTTAGTCTGGGCAGCGGTGGCAAGGGATTAG
- a CDS encoding adenylate/guanylate cyclase domain-containing protein codes for MSTDTEVELERLLQARNQYPDRAADIDAQIRARFMETHAILVLDSSGFSRLSQEQGIIAALAEIERMRGIVAPIVEAHQGSPFKLEADNVYAVFPSVERAIAASREMMRQLALINKHVSIGIGYGDLIMISDGSCYQDVYGEEMNLASKLGEDLAETDEVLLTEAAVHQLCTERPREHLPVSPPTAMTISNLTLQVYRLTPNP; via the coding sequence ATGTCCACCGATACTGAAGTAGAGCTAGAGCGACTTTTGCAAGCCCGCAACCAATACCCTGATCGCGCGGCTGACATCGATGCCCAGATTCGCGCCCGGTTTATGGAAACCCACGCGATTTTGGTGCTGGATTCTTCTGGGTTTTCGCGCTTGTCGCAGGAGCAGGGTATTATTGCCGCGCTGGCTGAAATTGAGCGGATGCGTGGCATTGTTGCGCCGATTGTGGAAGCACACCAGGGCAGCCCGTTTAAGCTAGAGGCGGATAATGTATATGCGGTGTTCCCCAGTGTGGAGAGGGCGATCGCCGCGTCTCGTGAAATGATGCGCCAGCTTGCCCTGATTAACAAACACGTCAGCATTGGCATTGGCTACGGCGACCTGATCATGATCTCCGATGGGTCGTGCTATCAAGATGTCTACGGCGAAGAGATGAACCTCGCTTCCAAGCTAGGCGAAGACCTGGCAGAAACCGATGAGGTGCTGCTCACCGAAGCCGCCGTTCACCAACTCTGCACCGAGCGCCCCAGAGAACACCTGCCCGTTTCTCCACCCACCGCAATGACCATCTCCAACCTCACGCTCCAGGTCTATCGCCTCACCCCAAATCCCTAA
- a CDS encoding Uma2 family endonuclease, with amino-acid sequence MVTDRWLHLPSSAELPCSDDTPVDNEDQNLIPNILLFLLKFIWAERNDWFFGVDMGIYHTTGVSPLVPVVPDGFLSLGVERHKAGESRKSYVVWEEAGVVPMLALEVVSLTPGGEYDAKMATYARLGVLYYVIYNPQYWRRDQHQPFEVYKLQDGAYQLQIGEPYWMPEVGLGIGRSPYQDGTVVREALYWYSEQGRRYLTPEEQLERYRQRFGELLDE; translated from the coding sequence ATGGTGACTGATCGCTGGCTCCACCTACCTTCAAGCGCTGAGCTGCCCTGCTCAGACGATACGCCCGTGGATAACGAAGATCAGAATCTCATTCCCAATATCCTGCTGTTTTTGCTCAAGTTCATTTGGGCAGAGCGGAACGACTGGTTCTTTGGGGTAGACATGGGGATCTACCACACGACGGGGGTTTCGCCGCTGGTACCCGTCGTGCCGGACGGGTTTCTCAGCCTCGGCGTGGAACGCCATAAAGCGGGGGAATCTCGCAAAAGCTATGTGGTGTGGGAAGAGGCAGGCGTTGTCCCGATGCTGGCGCTGGAGGTGGTGTCGCTGACTCCAGGTGGAGAATACGATGCGAAAATGGCGACCTATGCCCGGCTGGGCGTGTTGTATTACGTCATCTATAACCCCCAATACTGGCGACGCGACCAGCACCAGCCGTTTGAGGTGTATAAATTGCAGGACGGCGCTTACCAGTTGCAAATTGGTGAACCCTACTGGATGCCGGAGGTGGGGTTGGGAATAGGCCGCAGCCCTTACCAGGATGGAACGGTCGTGCGGGAAGCGCTGTATTGGTATAGCGAACAGGGAAGACGGTATCTAACCCCAGAGGAACAACTGGAACGCTATCGCCAGCGGTTTGGCGAGTTGCTAGACGAATAA
- a CDS encoding ComF family protein: MCGRTDGRSPAPPLCIDCDRRLTHCQIPQPTTEWRPPLPVFSWGKYQGTLKQAIATLKYNNHPELARPLGHAMGRAWLHSVHGKTPLIVVPIPMHADKQKQRGFNQAELLAASFCQITRLPLERRGLVRVRATTPQFGLSVEERSQNVAGAFQVGPAFGRSPRRPVLLLDDIYTTGATARNAAACLEARGIRVYGLVALASPRFGDD, encoded by the coding sequence ATGTGCGGACGCACAGATGGGCGATCGCCCGCGCCTCCGTTGTGCATTGACTGCGATCGCCGCCTGACGCACTGCCAAATACCTCAGCCCACAACCGAATGGCGGCCGCCGCTGCCTGTGTTTTCCTGGGGCAAGTATCAGGGCACGCTCAAGCAGGCGATCGCCACGCTGAAATACAACAACCATCCCGAACTGGCGCGGCCGCTCGGTCACGCAATGGGTCGCGCCTGGCTGCATTCCGTACATGGAAAAACGCCGCTGATCGTGGTGCCGATTCCAATGCACGCCGACAAGCAAAAGCAGCGCGGGTTTAACCAAGCAGAACTGCTGGCTGCATCCTTTTGTCAGATCACCCGGCTGCCGCTGGAGCGTCGCGGGCTGGTGCGCGTGCGGGCGACGACCCCACAGTTTGGGCTGAGCGTGGAGGAGCGATCGCAAAATGTGGCTGGTGCGTTTCAGGTGGGCCCTGCTTTTGGGCGATCGCCCCGCCGCCCGGTGCTGCTGCTCGACGATATCTACACCACCGGAGCCACGGCGCGGAACGCTGCTGCCTGCCTGGAAGCACGAGGCATTCGCGTGTATGGGCTGGTGGCGCTGGCTTCTCCGCGATTTGGCGACGACTGA
- the infC gene encoding translation initiation factor IF-3: MALNKPTRDLPTINERIRFPKIRVIDTDGGQLGIMTPRDALKLAEEKELDLVMLSDKADPPVCRIMDYGKFKFEQEKKAREARKKQHTSDVKELKMRYKIEEHDYRVCVNRAERFLQSGDKVKATIRFQGREIQHKDLAETLLKKLATDLQTVAEVQQEPKQEGRNMTMLLSPKK, from the coding sequence ATGGCGCTGAACAAACCCACTCGCGATTTGCCCACGATTAACGAACGCATTCGTTTCCCAAAAATTCGAGTCATTGACACCGATGGCGGTCAGTTGGGGATTATGACCCCCCGCGACGCGCTCAAGCTGGCCGAAGAAAAAGAGCTTGACTTAGTGATGCTGAGCGACAAAGCCGACCCGCCCGTGTGTCGGATTATGGACTATGGCAAGTTCAAGTTTGAGCAGGAAAAAAAGGCACGCGAGGCCCGCAAAAAGCAGCACACGTCCGACGTGAAAGAGCTGAAGATGCGCTATAAGATTGAAGAACACGACTATCGTGTGTGCGTCAATCGGGCAGAGCGCTTTTTGCAATCGGGCGACAAGGTAAAGGCAACGATTCGCTTTCAGGGTCGGGAGATTCAGCATAAGGATCTCGCAGAAACGCTGCTCAAGAAGTTGGCAACCGATTTACAAACCGTTGCCGAGGTGCAGCAAGAACCCAAGCAGGAAGGCCGCAACATGACCATGCTGCTGTCTCCCAAGAAATAG
- a CDS encoding type IV pilin-like G/H family protein, whose amino-acid sequence MKPERHMKLCYLLFRAGITGDRPQDSGFTLIELLVVLVIAGILSAIALPSFVSQVNNARHAEARTYVGSINRAQQAYFLEKSAFATLSQLELSISNSKNYIYSSAPNGSGMASKAITLALPVGQARGFAGKVWLMPDLDGNANTVSSICEGPPGEMPDLASPTCAGS is encoded by the coding sequence ATGAAGCCTGAACGACATATGAAACTCTGCTATTTGCTGTTTCGCGCTGGCATAACGGGCGATCGCCCGCAGGATTCGGGGTTCACGCTGATCGAGCTGCTGGTTGTTTTGGTCATTGCTGGCATCTTGTCGGCGATCGCCCTGCCCTCGTTTGTCAGCCAGGTCAACAATGCCCGCCATGCTGAGGCCCGCACCTACGTCGGCTCGATCAATCGGGCGCAGCAAGCCTATTTCCTGGAAAAAAGCGCGTTTGCCACGCTCTCACAATTGGAACTGAGTATTTCCAATTCCAAAAACTACATATATAGCTCTGCACCCAACGGTAGCGGCATGGCATCCAAAGCCATCACCCTGGCCCTACCCGTTGGCCAGGCGCGGGGATTTGCAGGTAAAGTGTGGCTCATGCCTGACCTAGACGGAAACGCCAACACCGTCTCCAGTATTTGTGAAGGGCCGCCGGGTGAAATGCCCGACTTGGCCAGCCCGACCTGTGCAGGATCATAA
- a CDS encoding metallothionein — translation MTTTVTQMKCACESCLCIVSLEEAIQKDGKYYCSEACADGHPNGHGDCGHAGCGC, via the coding sequence ATGACTACAACTGTGACTCAAATGAAATGTGCCTGTGAATCTTGCCTGTGCATCGTCAGCCTGGAAGAGGCCATTCAAAAAGACGGCAAGTATTATTGCAGCGAAGCCTGTGCCGATGGACACCCCAACGGGCATGGCGACTGTGGCCACGCGGGCTGCGGCTGCTAG
- the cobJ gene encoding precorrin-3B C(17)-methyltransferase, which yields MLLFQDFQPIAAIAPTPLAVKSLRALAEGGEVTLWVPADLATDELPCEVYQTTLRELVNTLWQTHRALVFGLATGAVVRLIGPLLQDKMTDPAVLVVDGAGKGVISLCGGHQGGADWLARAIALRLNATPILTGGANALALPGIDVLGEPFGWRKGSGDWTGVSGAIARQQPVQVIQEAGSTLWQDHLPPDHPFVFGWDDPTAAQPNLPKPAARVWISPIQRRFADGAEVPSDCPKVQWHPRVLWVGMGCERGTPRGVIEAAVADTLRRHHLAEGAIAGLASLDLKADEAGLLEFCGDRHLPLLTFSAETLRAVPVPTPSAVVESEVGTPSVAEAAAILAASRTCQRDRQPQTFAPLRVSKQIFRLPDHPGAVTIAVAQAEQEYTGRIGRLWLVGTGPGRLEQITPAAQAAIASADVVIGYSLYMNLVAALLHPGQIVEALPITQERQRAERAIALAQWGLTVAVISSGDCGIYGMAGLVLEQLQAQGWDGQTPAVQVFPGISALQAAASRVGAPLMHDFCAISLSDLLTPWPVIERRLAAAAAADFVTALYNPKSQTRTEQIAIAQRIFLDHRAVDTPVALVRAAYRNEEQITLTTLGQLLDCPIDMLTTVVIGNQSTRFHEGWMITPRGYLGFEKGT from the coding sequence ATTTTGCTATTTCAAGACTTTCAGCCGATTGCGGCGATCGCCCCCACTCCCCTTGCTGTGAAATCGCTGCGAGCACTGGCAGAGGGCGGTGAGGTGACGCTCTGGGTTCCGGCAGACCTAGCGACGGACGAGTTGCCCTGTGAGGTGTACCAAACCACGCTGCGGGAATTGGTCAACACGCTCTGGCAAACGCATCGGGCTTTGGTGTTTGGGCTGGCGACGGGGGCGGTGGTGCGGCTGATTGGCCCGCTGCTGCAAGATAAGATGACTGACCCGGCGGTGCTGGTGGTGGATGGCGCGGGCAAGGGGGTGATCAGCCTGTGCGGGGGGCATCAGGGCGGGGCCGATTGGCTGGCGCGGGCGATCGCCCTCCGGCTCAATGCCACCCCCATTCTGACGGGCGGGGCCAATGCCCTGGCTCTGCCGGGAATCGATGTGCTGGGGGAACCGTTTGGCTGGCGCAAGGGCAGCGGCGACTGGACGGGGGTGAGTGGGGCGATCGCTCGTCAGCAGCCTGTGCAGGTGATTCAGGAAGCCGGGTCAACGCTGTGGCAAGACCATTTGCCGCCCGATCATCCCTTTGTCTTTGGCTGGGACGACCCGACAGCGGCGCAGCCAAATCTGCCTAAACCCGCCGCCCGCGTATGGATTAGCCCAATTCAGCGGCGCTTTGCGGATGGGGCAGAGGTTCCCTCTGACTGTCCCAAGGTGCAGTGGCATCCCCGCGTGCTGTGGGTGGGCATGGGCTGCGAACGGGGTACGCCGCGAGGGGTGATCGAAGCTGCCGTTGCTGATACGCTGCGGCGGCATCACCTGGCAGAGGGGGCGATCGCCGGCCTGGCCAGCCTCGACCTCAAGGCAGATGAAGCGGGACTGCTGGAATTTTGTGGCGATCGCCATCTCCCCCTGCTCACTTTCTCTGCCGAAACCCTCCGCGCCGTCCCCGTCCCCACCCCTTCCGCCGTCGTCGAGTCGGAAGTGGGCACGCCCAGCGTCGCCGAAGCCGCCGCGATTCTGGCGGCCAGCCGGACGTGCCAGCGTGACCGCCAACCCCAAACCTTTGCCCCCCTTCGTGTTTCCAAGCAAATCTTCCGCCTCCCCGACCATCCCGGCGCAGTGACCATTGCCGTGGCCCAGGCAGAGCAGGAATATACCGGGCGCATTGGAAGGCTGTGGCTGGTGGGCACGGGGCCGGGACGACTGGAGCAAATCACGCCTGCGGCCCAGGCGGCGATCGCCTCTGCCGATGTGGTGATTGGCTATTCGCTGTATATGAACCTGGTGGCGGCGCTGCTGCATCCGGGGCAAATCGTTGAGGCGCTGCCCATTACTCAGGAGCGACAGCGGGCCGAGCGGGCGATCGCCCTGGCCCAGTGGGGGCTGACGGTGGCGGTCATTTCCTCTGGCGACTGCGGCATCTATGGCATGGCGGGGCTAGTGCTGGAACAACTCCAGGCCCAGGGCTGGGACGGCCAAACGCCCGCAGTTCAGGTGTTTCCTGGCATTTCGGCCTTGCAGGCGGCGGCATCGCGGGTGGGTGCGCCGCTGATGCACGACTTTTGCGCCATCAGCCTCAGCGACCTGCTTACGCCCTGGCCCGTCATCGAGCGGCGACTGGCAGCGGCGGCCGCGGCCGATTTTGTGACCGCGCTATACAATCCCAAATCGCAAACGCGGACAGAGCAAATTGCGATCGCCCAGCGCATTTTTCTAGACCATCGCGCCGTCGATACGCCTGTGGCCCTGGTTCGCGCCGCCTATCGCAATGAAGAACAGATTACGCTGACCACCCTGGGGCAACTGCTCGACTGCCCCATCGACATGCTCACTACCGTCGTCATCGGCAACCAAAGCACCCGCTTCCATGAAGGCTGGATGATCACCCCACGAGGCTATTTGGGCTTTGAGAAGGGAACCTGA
- a CDS encoding acetate kinase yields the protein MKILVMNAGSSSQKSCLYELPEAALPEHPPEPLWEAQIDLTHAEGVAEIKVKTAAGVKKTESYPTSSRVEATHHLLETLWTGDTRVIDRPGEIDMVGHRVVHGGEDYRASVFVTAEVKAAIARLAKFAPVHNPVNLEGIETLEQILGSSVPQVAVFDTAFHSTLPPAAYVYPGPYAWLEQGIRRYGFHGTSHGYCAQRAAQLLGRPLADLRLMICHLGNGASLSAVSHGQCVDTTMGFTPLEGLMMGSRSGSVDPGILLYLIRDLGYTPDQVDTMLNRESGLEGVSGVSNDMRLVLEAIAQGNERAKLAIDVYVHRLRSLMGSMLASLGGLEAIVFTAGVGENAPNIWQAACEPFQFLGLRLDPAKLSRNPDDQDIAAADSTVRVLIIHTQEDWAIAQDCWHLSKTLVGVEN from the coding sequence ATGAAAATTTTGGTCATGAACGCTGGCTCCAGCAGCCAAAAGTCCTGCCTGTACGAATTGCCGGAGGCGGCGCTGCCAGAGCATCCGCCAGAGCCGCTGTGGGAAGCGCAAATCGACCTGACCCATGCCGAAGGCGTGGCAGAAATTAAGGTGAAAACGGCGGCCGGCGTGAAAAAAACGGAGAGTTATCCCACCTCGTCGCGGGTTGAGGCCACTCATCACCTGCTGGAAACCCTGTGGACAGGGGATACAAGAGTGATCGATCGCCCCGGTGAAATTGACATGGTGGGGCATCGCGTCGTGCATGGCGGAGAGGACTATCGGGCTAGCGTGTTTGTAACGGCGGAGGTGAAAGCGGCGATCGCCCGCCTAGCCAAGTTTGCCCCCGTACACAACCCGGTCAATCTAGAAGGGATTGAAACCCTGGAGCAAATTTTGGGCAGCAGCGTCCCCCAGGTTGCCGTATTCGACACGGCCTTTCACAGCACGCTGCCGCCTGCGGCCTACGTCTATCCGGGGCCCTATGCATGGCTAGAACAGGGCATCCGGCGCTACGGCTTTCACGGCACCAGTCACGGCTATTGCGCTCAGCGGGCAGCCCAACTGCTGGGACGGCCGCTGGCTGATCTGCGGCTGATGATCTGCCATTTGGGAAACGGCGCATCGCTGTCGGCGGTAAGCCACGGCCAGTGTGTAGATACCACAATGGGCTTTACGCCGCTGGAGGGGCTGATGATGGGCAGCCGTTCGGGTTCGGTCGATCCGGGCATTTTGCTGTACCTCATCCGCGACCTGGGCTATACGCCGGATCAGGTAGACACTATGCTAAACCGGGAGTCGGGGCTGGAGGGCGTGTCGGGCGTGTCGAACGATATGCGGCTTGTGCTGGAGGCGATCGCCCAGGGCAACGAGCGGGCGAAGCTCGCAATCGATGTCTACGTTCACCGCCTGCGGTCGCTCATGGGCAGTATGCTAGCGAGTCTGGGCGGGCTGGAGGCGATCGTGTTCACGGCTGGTGTCGGCGAAAACGCGCCCAACATCTGGCAAGCCGCCTGCGAACCGTTCCAATTTCTGGGACTGCGGCTCGACCCTGCCAAGCTCAGCCGCAACCCCGACGATCAGGACATCGCCGCTGCTGATTCCACAGTGCGCGTGCTGATTATCCACACTCAGGAAGATTGGGCGATCGCCCAAGACTGTTGGCACCTGTCGAAAACACTCGTCGGCGTAGAAAATTAA
- the apcD gene encoding allophycocyanin subunit alpha-B: MSVVSQVILNADDELRYPSSGELKSISEFFQTGEQRVRIANILAENEKKIVQEASKQLWQKRPDFISPGGNAYGDRQRALCLRDYGWYLRLITYGVLAGDKQPIESIGLIGVREMYNSLGVPVPGMVESIRCLKRASLALLSDEDAAEAAPYFDYIIQAMS; the protein is encoded by the coding sequence ATGAGTGTAGTTAGCCAGGTCATCCTCAACGCCGACGACGAACTCCGCTACCCTAGCAGTGGAGAACTCAAGAGCATCAGCGAGTTCTTTCAAACCGGAGAACAGCGCGTGCGTATCGCCAATATCTTGGCGGAGAATGAAAAGAAAATTGTGCAAGAAGCCAGCAAGCAACTCTGGCAAAAGCGCCCCGACTTTATCTCTCCGGGTGGCAATGCCTACGGCGATCGCCAGCGGGCCCTCTGCCTGCGCGACTACGGCTGGTATCTGCGCCTGATTACCTATGGCGTGCTGGCGGGCGACAAGCAGCCCATCGAAAGCATCGGCCTGATCGGCGTGCGCGAAATGTACAACTCTCTGGGCGTTCCCGTTCCCGGCATGGTGGAGTCGATCCGCTGCCTCAAGCGGGCATCCCTGGCGCTGCTCAGCGACGAAGACGCTGCCGAAGCCGCCCCCTACTTCGACTACATCATCCAGGCCATGTCCTAG
- a CDS encoding protease-associated domain-containing protein → MRLGKVVKSNSHCDYVVQVDDSMDVDNPPQADDYGFGSFVKLEEPGDRHWAVGLIYNSLLMNPMFMSNGPRLSSEPDPLFTPDLITETRTLLGVVLVGWMAQDNGQPYGIHGIPRVVVPVNTPVSVMTQDEIYRFHLNQAGSPQFCYYSHLLRCGGNFAPALTQQTLQELVDSRLFSGPDQRALEILCRELSWKSTMGAMR, encoded by the coding sequence ATGCGTCTCGGCAAAGTCGTCAAATCCAACTCCCACTGTGACTACGTGGTTCAAGTCGATGACAGCATGGACGTAGACAACCCGCCACAGGCCGACGACTACGGCTTTGGCAGCTTTGTAAAGCTGGAGGAACCGGGCGATCGCCACTGGGCCGTCGGGCTAATCTACAACTCGCTGCTGATGAACCCGATGTTTATGAGCAACGGGCCGCGCCTGTCGAGCGAACCCGACCCGCTGTTTACGCCAGATTTAATCACCGAAACCCGCACGCTGCTGGGCGTAGTGCTGGTGGGCTGGATGGCGCAGGACAACGGGCAGCCCTACGGCATCCACGGCATCCCCCGCGTGGTCGTCCCTGTCAACACGCCCGTATCGGTCATGACCCAGGACGAAATTTACCGCTTTCACCTCAACCAAGCAGGCAGCCCCCAGTTTTGCTACTATAGCCACCTGCTGCGCTGCGGCGGCAACTTTGCGCCCGCCCTGACCCAACAAACGCTGCAAGAACTGGTCGATAGCCGCCTTTTTTCTGGCCCAGACCAGCGGGCGCTAGAAATTCTCTGCCGAGAGCTTTCCTGGAAAAGCACAATGGGTGCAATGCGTTAA